Proteins encoded by one window of Macaca fascicularis isolate 582-1 chromosome 10, T2T-MFA8v1.1:
- the GATA5 gene encoding transcription factor GATA-5 isoform X1 — MYQSLALAASPSQAAYADSGSFLHAPGTGSPMFVPPARVPSMLSYLSGCEPSPQPPELAARPSWAQTATADSSAFGPGSPHPPAAHPPGATAFPFAHSPSGPGSGGSVGARDGSAYQGALLPREQFAAPLGRPVTTSYPATYPAYVSPDVAPSWTAGPFDGSVLHGLPGRRPTFVSDFLEEFPGEGRECVNCGALSTPLWRRDGTGHYLCNACGLYHKMNGVNRPLVRPQKRLSSSRRAGLCCTNCHTTNTTLWRRNSEGEPVCNACGLYMKLHGVPRPLAMKKESIQTRKRKPKTIAKTRGSSGSTTNASASPSAVPSTDNSAATSKPKPCLASPMCPGPGMAPQASGQEDDSLAPGHLEFKFEPEDFAFPSTALSPQAGLGGPLRQEAWCALALA, encoded by the exons ATGTACCAGAGCCTGGCGCTGGCCGCGAGCCCCAGCCAGGCAGCTTACGCCGACTCGGGCTCCTTCCTGCACGCTCCGGGCACCGGCTCTCCGATGTTTGTGCCGCCGGCGCGCGTCCCCTCGATGCTGTCCTACCTGTCAGGGTGTGAGCCGAGCCCGCAGCCCCCCGAGCTCGCTGCGCGCCCCAGCTGGGCGCAGACCGCCACCGCGGATTCGTCGGCCTTCGGCCCGGGCAGCCCGCACCCGCCAGCCGCGCACCCGCCCGGGGCCACCGCCTTCCCTTTCGCGCACAGCCCTTCGGGGCCCGGCAGCGGCGGCAGCGTGGGGGCCCGGGACGGCAGCGCCTACCAAGGCGCGCTGTTGCCTCGAGAACAGTTCGCGGCCCCTCTTGGGCGGCCCGTGACGACCTCATACCCCGCCACCTATCCGGCCTACGTGAGCCCCGACGTGGCCCCGTCCTGGACTGCCGGGCCCTTCGATGGAAGCGTCCTGCACGGCCTCCCAGGCCGTAGGCCCACCTTCG TGTCCGACTTCTTGGAGGAGTTCCCGGGTGAGGGTCGTGAGTGTGTCAACTGCGGGGCCCTGTCCACACCACTGTGGCGCCGAGACGGCACTGGCCACTACCTGTGCAATGCCTGTGGCCTCTACCACAAGATGAACGGCGTCAACCGGCCCCTCGTTCGGCCCCAGAAGCGCTTG TCCTCATCCCGCCGCGCCGGCCTCTGCTGCACCAACTGCCACACGACCAACACCACGCTGTGGCGGCGGAACTCGGAGGGGGAGCCCGTGTGCAACGCCTGCGGCCTCTACATGAAGCTGCACGGG GTGCCGCGGCCTCTGGCCATGAAGAAGGAAAGCATCCAGACACGGAAGCGGAAGCCAAAGACCATCGCCAAGACCAGGGGCTCCTCAG GATCCACAACGAACGCGTCGGCCTCCCCATCTGCTGTCCCCAGCACTGACAACTCGGCAGCCACTTCGAAACCCAAGCCCTGCCTGGCGTCCCCAATGTGCCCTGGGCCCGGCATGGCCCCCCAG GCCTCCGGCCAGGAGGATGACTCCCTTGCCCCCGGCCACTTGGAGTTCAAGTTCGAGCCTGAGGACTTTGCCTTCCCCTCCACAGCCCTGAgtccccaggctggcctcggGGGGCCTCTGCGCCAAGAGGCCTGGTGTGCGCTGGCCTTGGCCTAG
- the GATA5 gene encoding transcription factor GATA-5 isoform X2 produces the protein MYQSLALAASPSQAAYADSGSFLHAPGTGSPMFVPPARVPSMLSYLSGCEPSPQPPELAARPSWAQTATADSSAFGPGSPHPPAAHPPGATAFPFAHSPSGPGSGGSVGARDGSAYQGALLPREQFAAPLGRPVTTSYPATYPAYVSPDVAPSWTAGPFDGSVLHGLPGRRPTFVSDFLEEFPGEGRECVNCGALSTPLWRRDGTGHYLCNACGLYHKMNGVNRPLVRPQKRLSSSRRAGLCCTNCHTTNTTLWRRNSEGEPVCNACGLYMKLHGVPRPLAMKKESIQTRKRKPKTIAKTRGSSGSTTNASASPSAVPSTDNSAATSKPKPCLASPMCPGPGMAPQP, from the exons ATGTACCAGAGCCTGGCGCTGGCCGCGAGCCCCAGCCAGGCAGCTTACGCCGACTCGGGCTCCTTCCTGCACGCTCCGGGCACCGGCTCTCCGATGTTTGTGCCGCCGGCGCGCGTCCCCTCGATGCTGTCCTACCTGTCAGGGTGTGAGCCGAGCCCGCAGCCCCCCGAGCTCGCTGCGCGCCCCAGCTGGGCGCAGACCGCCACCGCGGATTCGTCGGCCTTCGGCCCGGGCAGCCCGCACCCGCCAGCCGCGCACCCGCCCGGGGCCACCGCCTTCCCTTTCGCGCACAGCCCTTCGGGGCCCGGCAGCGGCGGCAGCGTGGGGGCCCGGGACGGCAGCGCCTACCAAGGCGCGCTGTTGCCTCGAGAACAGTTCGCGGCCCCTCTTGGGCGGCCCGTGACGACCTCATACCCCGCCACCTATCCGGCCTACGTGAGCCCCGACGTGGCCCCGTCCTGGACTGCCGGGCCCTTCGATGGAAGCGTCCTGCACGGCCTCCCAGGCCGTAGGCCCACCTTCG TGTCCGACTTCTTGGAGGAGTTCCCGGGTGAGGGTCGTGAGTGTGTCAACTGCGGGGCCCTGTCCACACCACTGTGGCGCCGAGACGGCACTGGCCACTACCTGTGCAATGCCTGTGGCCTCTACCACAAGATGAACGGCGTCAACCGGCCCCTCGTTCGGCCCCAGAAGCGCTTG TCCTCATCCCGCCGCGCCGGCCTCTGCTGCACCAACTGCCACACGACCAACACCACGCTGTGGCGGCGGAACTCGGAGGGGGAGCCCGTGTGCAACGCCTGCGGCCTCTACATGAAGCTGCACGGG GTGCCGCGGCCTCTGGCCATGAAGAAGGAAAGCATCCAGACACGGAAGCGGAAGCCAAAGACCATCGCCAAGACCAGGGGCTCCTCAG GATCCACAACGAACGCGTCGGCCTCCCCATCTGCTGTCCCCAGCACTGACAACTCGGCAGCCACTTCGAAACCCAAGCCCTGCCTGGCGTCCCCAATGTGCCCTGGGCCCGGCATGGCCCCCCAG CCCTGA